The Pseudoxanthobacter soli DSM 19599 genome contains a region encoding:
- the pip gene encoding prolyl aminopeptidase — translation MTATPALRTLYPEIEPYDTGMLDVGDGHSLYWELCGNPAGKPVVFLHGGPGAGCSPHHRRLFDPARYRILLFDQRGCGRSKPHANLDANTTWDLVADIERLREMIGVERWQVFGGSWGSCLALAYAETHPERVTELVLRGIFTLRRAELEWYYQEGASWIFPDLWEGFLAPIPEAERGDMMAAYRRRLVGDDPAVRLAAAKAWSLWEGSTITLLPKPSTTGQFEEDEFALAFARIENHYFVHAGFMDEGQLLRDAHKLKGIPGVIVQGRYDMACPTKTAHDLHRAWPEADYHLIDDAGHAYDEPGILDVLIRTTDRFAG, via the coding sequence ATGACGGCCACTCCCGCCCTGCGCACGCTCTATCCCGAAATCGAGCCCTACGACACGGGCATGCTCGATGTCGGCGACGGCCACAGCCTCTATTGGGAACTCTGCGGCAATCCCGCCGGCAAGCCCGTGGTGTTCCTCCACGGCGGGCCGGGCGCCGGCTGCTCGCCGCATCACCGCCGGCTGTTCGATCCCGCGCGCTACCGGATCCTGCTGTTCGACCAGCGCGGCTGCGGGCGCTCGAAGCCCCACGCGAACCTCGACGCCAACACGACGTGGGACCTCGTCGCCGACATCGAGCGGCTGCGGGAGATGATCGGCGTCGAGCGCTGGCAGGTGTTCGGCGGCTCGTGGGGCTCGTGCCTCGCCCTCGCCTATGCCGAGACGCACCCCGAGCGGGTGACGGAGCTGGTGCTGCGGGGCATCTTCACGCTCAGGCGCGCCGAGCTCGAATGGTATTATCAGGAGGGCGCGTCCTGGATCTTCCCGGATCTCTGGGAAGGCTTCCTCGCCCCGATCCCCGAGGCCGAGCGCGGCGACATGATGGCCGCCTACCGCCGCCGCCTCGTCGGCGACGATCCGGCCGTGCGCCTCGCCGCGGCCAAGGCGTGGAGCCTTTGGGAGGGCTCGACCATCACGCTGCTGCCGAAGCCGAGCACCACCGGCCAGTTCGAGGAGGACGAGTTCGCCCTCGCCTTCGCGCGGATCGAGAACCATTATTTCGTCCATGCCGGCTTCATGGACGAGGGCCAGCTCCTGCGCGACGCCCACAAGCTCAAGGGCATTCCGGGCGTGATCGTGCAGGGGCGCTACGACATGGCCTGCCCGACGAAGACCGCGCACGACCTGCACCGCGCCTGGCCGGAAGCGGACTATCACCTCATCGACGATGCCGGCCACGCCTACGACGAGCCGGGCATCCTCGACGTGCTGATCCGCACCACCGACCGCTTCGCCGGCTGA
- a CDS encoding tetratricopeptide repeat protein: MKTLQGERKPLPDAPPEAGVEPSKAARVVAPPQDVPAFDSFQQDRNAKGLSAPIRTLNAKAGTPLPLPGAPPAPGDTPAAAGQAVTAGQGATADVAPGSPGDPLSPSEQMGAWPTDPKSKEAAERRAALREALAAAAARRSTPSAPGGPLPSPDAAAPGASAAPAGPGAVPLAPAEPSSIPPAQEASLPPAAASDASPVAPAAPPAMPLARPESPQASGKAAHEEARATARPSGPPDIAYEAFSAGYYLQAFGIATHTAAAGDKAAQVLLGLMYENGYGVERNPEKARGWYQVASEAGSREADYLLALMLLAGEGGPKDEAGAARLFERAAKNGHLEAAYNLGVLYLEGKARPRDTAKAAELFQSAADDNNADAQYAIAVMYATGNGKPENQGLASFWYGRAARNGHVDAQIEYAIRLFNGVGLDPDPKAAADWFRRAANAGNPVAMVRLARLYAIGQGVPQNSIEAVKWATIAHSEGLDDAWMTAFIKDMLPADVDKGIAAAGPWRWD; this comes from the coding sequence ATGAAAACCCTCCAGGGCGAGCGCAAGCCGTTGCCGGATGCTCCGCCGGAAGCCGGTGTCGAGCCGTCGAAGGCCGCGCGCGTCGTGGCGCCGCCGCAGGACGTGCCCGCGTTCGACAGCTTCCAGCAGGACCGCAATGCCAAGGGGCTTTCCGCCCCGATCCGCACGCTCAATGCGAAGGCCGGAACGCCGCTGCCGCTGCCCGGGGCACCCCCCGCACCGGGCGACACGCCGGCGGCCGCCGGGCAGGCGGTGACGGCGGGGCAGGGCGCGACGGCGGATGTCGCGCCGGGCAGCCCGGGCGATCCTCTGTCACCGTCGGAACAGATGGGCGCGTGGCCCACGGATCCGAAATCGAAGGAGGCGGCCGAGAGACGCGCCGCCTTGCGCGAAGCGCTCGCCGCGGCGGCGGCGCGCCGGTCCACACCGTCTGCTCCGGGCGGGCCCTTGCCGTCACCCGATGCTGCCGCGCCCGGGGCGTCCGCCGCGCCGGCCGGGCCGGGCGCGGTTCCGCTCGCCCCGGCCGAGCCGTCGTCGATCCCGCCCGCGCAGGAAGCGTCGCTGCCCCCGGCAGCCGCATCGGATGCCTCTCCTGTTGCGCCCGCGGCGCCACCGGCGATGCCGCTGGCACGCCCCGAGTCGCCCCAGGCGAGCGGCAAGGCCGCGCACGAGGAAGCGCGCGCGACCGCCCGGCCGAGCGGGCCGCCGGATATCGCCTACGAGGCGTTCAGCGCCGGCTACTATCTTCAGGCGTTCGGCATTGCCACCCACACGGCGGCGGCCGGCGACAAGGCGGCGCAGGTGCTGCTCGGCCTGATGTACGAGAACGGCTACGGCGTCGAGCGCAATCCCGAGAAGGCGCGCGGCTGGTATCAGGTCGCCTCCGAAGCCGGCTCGCGCGAGGCGGATTATCTGCTGGCGCTGATGCTGCTCGCCGGCGAGGGTGGGCCGAAGGACGAGGCCGGGGCGGCGCGGCTGTTCGAGCGCGCGGCGAAGAACGGCCATCTGGAGGCCGCCTACAATCTCGGCGTGCTCTATCTCGAAGGCAAGGCGCGACCGCGCGACACCGCGAAGGCGGCGGAGCTGTTCCAGTCGGCGGCGGATGACAACAACGCCGATGCGCAATATGCCATCGCCGTGATGTACGCCACCGGCAACGGCAAGCCGGAGAATCAGGGCCTCGCCTCGTTCTGGTATGGCCGCGCCGCGCGCAACGGCCACGTCGATGCCCAGATCGAATATGCCATCCGCCTGTTCAACGGCGTGGGTCTCGACCCCGACCCGAAGGCGGCGGCGGACTGGTTCCGCCGGGCGGCGAACGCCGGCAATCCGGTGGCGATGGTGCGTCTCGCCCGGCTCTACGCCATCGGCCAGGGCGTGCCGCAGAATTCGATCGAGGCCGTGAAGTGGGCGACCATCGCCCACTCCGAAGGGCTCGACGATGCCTGGATGACGGCCTTCATCAAGGACATGCTGCCGGCCGACGTCGACAAGGGCATTGCCGCCGCCGGCCCATGGCGCTGGGATTGA
- a CDS encoding thiamine phosphate synthase yields MSKSSQKKKGRAAGAPKSTADGRPREPERVRSRLFLVTDPAAEPEAAAAALAEALAGGDVAAVLISATGSDEAAYQRLAERLAPLAQGAGAAAIVVEDTRAAGRAKADGVHMQFSGRRDGGEEEHEDLAARDIRAAIERFHPDQIVGVGNIRDRHDAMSAAEDGCDYVFFGLLDLAPGEEVHPKTLAFAEWWAEVFEIPCVALAGTSLASVADVAETGADFIAVREAVWSHPEGPRAAVAEANRLIDAVFASADGTSPA; encoded by the coding sequence GTGAGCAAGTCCTCCCAGAAGAAGAAAGGGCGCGCCGCGGGCGCGCCCAAATCCACCGCAGACGGCCGGCCGCGTGAGCCGGAGCGCGTGCGGTCCCGCCTGTTCCTGGTGACGGATCCGGCCGCGGAGCCGGAAGCGGCGGCTGCGGCCCTTGCCGAGGCCCTCGCGGGCGGCGACGTGGCGGCGGTGCTGATCTCCGCCACCGGCAGCGACGAGGCCGCCTACCAGCGCCTTGCCGAGCGGCTGGCGCCGCTCGCCCAGGGCGCGGGCGCCGCCGCGATCGTGGTGGAAGACACCCGCGCCGCCGGCCGTGCGAAGGCCGACGGCGTGCACATGCAGTTTTCCGGACGGCGCGACGGCGGCGAGGAAGAGCACGAGGATTTGGCGGCCCGCGATATTCGTGCCGCAATCGAGCGCTTTCATCCCGACCAGATCGTCGGCGTCGGCAACATCCGCGACCGCCACGACGCCATGTCGGCGGCGGAGGATGGCTGCGACTACGTGTTCTTCGGGCTGCTCGACCTCGCCCCCGGCGAGGAGGTGCATCCGAAGACCCTCGCCTTTGCCGAATGGTGGGCGGAGGTGTTCGAGATTCCATGCGTTGCCCTGGCGGGCACCAGCCTGGCATCGGTCGCCGACGTGGCTGAAACAGGGGCGGACTTCATCGCGGTGCGCGAGGCGGTCTGGTCCCACCCGGAGGGACCGCGCGCCGCGGTCGCCGAGGCCAACAGGTTGATCGATGCGGTCTTCGCCAGTGCCGATGGAACGTCCCCTGCCTGA
- a CDS encoding class I fructose-bisphosphate aldolase translates to MTERLADIAAAMVADGKGLLAADESSDTIKKRFDTIGLESTADSRRDYREMLFTADEAMTKYISGVILYDETIHQAARDGTPLVDLIRKAGSIPGIKVDKGAKPLPGFPGEKVTEGLDGLRERLKTYYGLGARFSKWRAVVDIADGLPTYGALRANVQALARYAALCQEAGIVPIVEPEVLMDGPNSSHDIDTCYAVTEQTLKLLFEELFIARVDLEGTILKPNMVVPGQKSPVQASPEQVAELTVKLFKATVPVAVPGIAFLSGGQSDELATQHLSLINELGPHPWKITFSYGRALQAAALKAWDGKDANVPAAHKAFNHRARMNWLAGNGKWTPAEERQAA, encoded by the coding sequence ATGACTGAACGCCTCGCGGACATTGCGGCCGCCATGGTCGCGGACGGCAAGGGCCTGCTTGCCGCGGACGAAAGCTCCGACACGATCAAGAAGCGGTTCGACACGATCGGCCTGGAATCGACCGCCGATTCGCGTCGCGACTATCGCGAGATGCTGTTCACCGCCGACGAGGCGATGACCAAGTACATCTCAGGCGTGATCCTGTATGACGAGACCATCCATCAGGCGGCTCGCGACGGCACGCCGCTCGTCGACCTGATCCGCAAGGCCGGCTCCATTCCCGGCATCAAGGTCGACAAGGGCGCCAAGCCGCTGCCCGGCTTCCCCGGCGAGAAGGTGACCGAAGGCCTCGACGGCCTGCGCGAGCGCCTCAAGACCTATTACGGCCTCGGCGCCCGCTTCTCGAAGTGGCGAGCGGTGGTCGACATCGCCGACGGCCTGCCGACCTACGGCGCGCTGCGGGCCAACGTCCAGGCGCTCGCCCGCTACGCCGCGCTCTGCCAGGAAGCCGGCATCGTTCCGATCGTCGAGCCGGAAGTGCTGATGGACGGCCCGAACTCGTCCCACGACATCGACACCTGCTATGCCGTGACCGAGCAGACGCTGAAGCTCCTGTTCGAGGAACTGTTCATCGCCCGCGTCGACCTCGAAGGCACCATCCTGAAGCCGAACATGGTCGTTCCCGGCCAGAAGTCGCCGGTGCAGGCGAGCCCGGAGCAGGTCGCGGAACTCACCGTGAAGCTGTTCAAGGCCACCGTGCCCGTCGCCGTTCCCGGTATCGCCTTCCTCTCCGGCGGCCAGTCTGACGAACTCGCCACCCAGCACCTGTCGCTGATCAACGAGCTCGGACCGCATCCCTGGAAGATCACGTTCTCCTATGGCCGCGCGCTGCAGGCGGCGGCGCTGAAGGCGTGGGACGGCAAGGACGCCAACGTGCCGGCGGCCCACAAGGCCTTCAATCACCGCGCCCGCATGAACTGGCTCGCCGGCAACGGCAAGTGGACCCCGGCCGAGGAGCGCCAGGCGGCGTGA
- a CDS encoding phosphoglycerate kinase, translating into MAKFRTLDDIDANAKRVLVRVDLNVPFKDGAVSDDTRIRAVVPTIAELSDKGAKVILLAHFGRPKGKRDASQSLEAVVPALAKDLGRPVAFAGDCIGETAKAAVDNMVPGDVLLLENTRFYAGEEGNDPDFVKALAANGDLYVNDAFSAAHRAHASTEGLAHVLPAFAGRSMQAELDALDKALGSPTRPVAAIVGGAKVSSKIDLLENLVAKVDILVIGGGMANTFLAARGIDVGKSLCEHDLADTARRIVKAADAAGCRIVLPDDAVVAEAFAANAPNSVVALDAVPANGMILDVGPKSVAAVSAALEQAKTLVWNGPLGAFELTPFDRGTVAVAKKAAELTKAGSLVSIAGGGDTVAALHHAGVAGSFSYISTAGGAFLEWMEGKPLPGVEALKA; encoded by the coding sequence ATGGCCAAGTTCCGCACCCTCGACGACATCGACGCGAACGCGAAGCGCGTGCTGGTGCGCGTCGACCTCAACGTGCCGTTCAAGGACGGCGCCGTGTCCGACGACACCCGCATCCGCGCGGTGGTGCCGACCATCGCGGAGCTTTCGGACAAGGGCGCCAAGGTGATCCTGCTCGCCCATTTCGGCCGCCCGAAGGGCAAGCGCGACGCCTCGCAGTCGCTGGAGGCCGTGGTGCCGGCGCTGGCGAAGGATCTCGGCCGCCCGGTGGCGTTTGCCGGCGACTGCATCGGCGAGACCGCGAAGGCCGCGGTCGACAACATGGTGCCGGGCGACGTGCTCCTCCTGGAGAACACCCGCTTCTACGCCGGCGAGGAAGGCAACGACCCCGATTTCGTCAAGGCGCTGGCGGCGAACGGCGACCTCTACGTCAACGATGCGTTCTCCGCCGCCCACCGCGCCCACGCCTCCACCGAAGGCCTCGCTCACGTGCTGCCGGCCTTCGCCGGCCGCTCGATGCAGGCCGAACTCGACGCGCTCGACAAGGCGCTCGGCTCGCCCACCCGCCCGGTCGCGGCCATCGTCGGCGGCGCCAAGGTCTCCTCCAAGATCGACCTCCTGGAGAACCTCGTCGCCAAGGTCGACATCCTGGTGATCGGCGGCGGCATGGCGAACACCTTCCTCGCGGCCCGCGGCATCGATGTCGGCAAGTCGCTGTGCGAGCACGACCTCGCCGACACCGCGCGGCGGATCGTCAAGGCGGCGGATGCGGCCGGCTGCCGGATCGTGCTGCCCGACGACGCGGTGGTGGCCGAGGCCTTCGCCGCCAACGCCCCGAACAGCGTCGTGGCGCTCGACGCTGTGCCGGCAAACGGCATGATCCTCGATGTCGGGCCAAAGTCGGTGGCGGCGGTCTCCGCCGCGCTCGAACAGGCGAAGACGCTGGTCTGGAACGGCCCTCTGGGCGCGTTCGAACTGACGCCGTTCGATCGCGGCACCGTCGCGGTGGCGAAGAAGGCGGCGGAACTGACCAAAGCCGGCAGCCTTGTTTCGATCGCCGGCGGCGGCGACACCGTCGCGGCGCTCCATCATGCGGGTGTCGCAGGTTCGTTCTCCTATATCTCGACCGCCGGCGGCGCGTTCCTGGAGTGGATGGAAGGCAAGCCGCTGCCGGGCGTCGAAGCGCTGAAGGCGTGA
- the gap gene encoding type I glyceraldehyde-3-phosphate dehydrogenase → MAVKVAINGFGRIGRNVLRAIVESGRTDIEVVAINDLGPVETNAHLLRFDSVHGRFPHTVTVSGDTIDAGRGPIKVTAVRNPAELPHRELGVDIALECTGIFTARDKAAAHLEAGAKRVIVSAPADGADLTVVYGVNHDKLTKDHLVISNASCTTNCLAPVAKVLNDAVGIEHGFMTTIHSYTNDQPTLDQMHKDLYRARAAALSMIPTSTGAAKAVGLVLPELNGKLDGVSIRVPTPNVSVVDFKFVAKRATTKDEINAAIKAAAEGPLKGVLGYTTAPNVSIDFNHDPHSSTFAIDQTKVLDGTLVRVLSWYDNEWGFSNRMSDTAVALAKLI, encoded by the coding sequence ATGGCTGTAAAAGTTGCGATCAACGGTTTCGGGCGCATCGGGCGCAACGTGCTGCGCGCGATCGTCGAGTCGGGCCGGACCGACATCGAGGTGGTCGCCATCAACGACCTCGGCCCGGTCGAGACGAACGCCCACCTGCTGCGCTTCGATTCCGTGCACGGCCGCTTCCCCCACACGGTGACGGTTTCCGGCGACACCATCGATGCCGGCCGCGGCCCCATCAAGGTGACGGCCGTGCGCAACCCGGCCGAACTGCCGCACCGTGAGCTCGGCGTCGACATCGCGCTCGAGTGCACCGGCATCTTCACCGCCCGCGACAAGGCGGCGGCGCACCTTGAAGCCGGCGCCAAGCGCGTGATCGTCTCCGCCCCTGCCGACGGCGCCGACCTGACCGTCGTCTACGGCGTGAACCACGACAAGCTGACGAAGGACCACCTCGTCATCTCCAACGCCTCGTGCACCACCAACTGCCTGGCGCCGGTCGCCAAGGTGCTGAACGACGCCGTCGGCATCGAGCACGGCTTCATGACGACGATCCACTCCTACACCAACGACCAGCCGACGCTGGACCAGATGCACAAGGACCTCTACCGCGCCCGCGCGGCGGCCCTGTCGATGATCCCCACCTCCACCGGCGCCGCGAAGGCCGTCGGCCTGGTGCTGCCGGAACTCAACGGCAAGCTCGACGGCGTCTCGATCCGCGTGCCGACCCCGAACGTGTCAGTGGTGGACTTCAAGTTCGTCGCCAAGCGCGCGACCACGAAGGACGAGATCAACGCGGCGATCAAGGCGGCGGCCGAAGGCCCGCTGAAGGGCGTGCTCGGCTACACCACCGCCCCGAACGTCTCGATCGACTTCAACCACGACCCGCACTCGTCCACCTTCGCCATCGACCAGACCAAGGTGCTCGACGGCACGCTCGTCCGCGTCCTGTCCTGGTACGACAACGAGTGGGGCTTCTCGAACCGCATGAGCGACACCGCCGTCGCCCTCGCGAAGCTGATCTGA
- the tkt gene encoding transketolase, producing the protein MIDSEKHSLMAAAARVLAIDAVEAAGCGHPGLPMGAADVASVLFSHVLAFDPTAPRWPDRDRFVLSAGHGSALLYGLLHLVGYEDFPLDTLKTFRQLGSPAAGHPEFGHGAGIEATTGPLGQGVAMAVGMALAERMMNARFGNDLVDHRTYVLASDGDLMEGVAQEAIALAGHLRLSRLTLLWDDNGVSIDGPASLAVSGDMLARFESAGWSACRIDGHDPEAIFAALERARTSDRPSLIACRTTIGFGAPTKSGSAAAHGAPLGPKEALGARHAYGWASETPFDIPAEIRDLWRIAGLRSVHARKEWEKRYRALSAEERGEFDRRMRGQLPPGFDEALGGFRKRLAADRTAIATRKASEAVLEVINAFVPETVGGSADLTGSNNTLTRNMTAISPGHFGGRYVHWGVREHAMAAAMNGMVLHGGVIPYSGTFLAFSDYCKPALRLAALMRLRVVHVMTHDSIGLGEDGPTHQPVEQLAGLRAIPNMLVLRPADAVETAECWQIALENRTGPSVLALSRQALPALRTVHEPANLSARGAYELRPAAGEALVSLFATGSEVAVAVAAKELLDAEGIPARVVSVPSFELFERQSAERRREVVGDAPVKVGIEAAVRLGWDRLIGDDGLFVGMTGFGASAPAGVLYRHFGITAAAVADAARKRLDERVG; encoded by the coding sequence ATGATCGACAGCGAAAAGCACTCCCTCATGGCCGCCGCCGCCCGCGTTCTGGCGATCGATGCGGTGGAGGCGGCCGGCTGCGGCCATCCCGGGCTGCCGATGGGGGCGGCCGATGTCGCATCGGTGCTGTTCTCTCATGTGCTGGCGTTCGACCCGACGGCGCCGCGCTGGCCAGATCGCGACCGCTTCGTCCTGTCCGCCGGCCACGGCTCTGCGCTGCTCTACGGGCTGCTGCACCTCGTCGGCTACGAGGATTTTCCGCTCGACACGCTGAAGACCTTCCGCCAGCTCGGTTCCCCGGCGGCGGGCCATCCCGAATTCGGCCACGGCGCCGGCATCGAGGCCACCACCGGCCCGCTCGGTCAGGGCGTCGCGATGGCGGTCGGCATGGCGCTCGCCGAGCGCATGATGAACGCCCGTTTCGGCAACGATCTCGTCGACCACCGCACCTACGTGCTCGCCTCGGACGGCGACCTGATGGAGGGCGTCGCCCAGGAGGCGATCGCGCTCGCCGGCCATCTCCGGCTGTCGCGGCTCACGCTGCTGTGGGACGACAATGGCGTCTCCATCGACGGGCCGGCCTCGCTCGCGGTCTCCGGCGACATGCTCGCCCGCTTCGAAAGCGCCGGCTGGAGCGCGTGCCGCATCGACGGCCACGATCCGGAGGCGATCTTCGCCGCGCTGGAGCGGGCGCGGACGAGCGACCGGCCGAGCCTGATCGCCTGCCGCACCACCATCGGGTTCGGCGCGCCGACCAAGTCCGGCTCGGCCGCGGCGCACGGCGCCCCGCTCGGGCCGAAGGAGGCGCTGGGCGCCCGCCACGCCTATGGCTGGGCGAGCGAGACGCCGTTCGACATTCCCGCCGAGATCCGCGACCTCTGGCGCATCGCCGGCCTGCGCTCGGTGCATGCCCGCAAGGAGTGGGAGAAGCGCTACCGCGCGCTCTCCGCCGAGGAGCGCGGCGAGTTCGACCGGCGGATGCGGGGGCAGCTTCCGCCTGGCTTCGACGAGGCGCTCGGGGGGTTCCGCAAGCGGCTCGCCGCCGACCGGACGGCGATCGCCACCCGCAAGGCCTCCGAGGCGGTGCTCGAGGTGATCAACGCCTTCGTGCCGGAAACCGTGGGCGGCTCGGCGGACCTCACCGGCTCCAACAACACCCTGACGCGCAACATGACGGCGATCTCGCCGGGGCACTTCGGCGGGCGCTACGTCCATTGGGGCGTGCGCGAACACGCCATGGCCGCGGCGATGAACGGCATGGTGCTCCACGGCGGCGTCATTCCCTATTCGGGAACGTTTCTGGCGTTCTCCGACTATTGCAAGCCGGCGCTGCGGCTCGCCGCGCTGATGCGCCTGCGCGTCGTCCACGTCATGACCCACGATTCCATCGGCCTCGGCGAGGACGGGCCGACCCATCAGCCGGTCGAGCAGCTCGCCGGCCTCAGGGCGATCCCGAACATGCTGGTGCTGCGCCCGGCCGATGCGGTGGAAACCGCGGAGTGCTGGCAGATCGCGCTGGAGAACCGCACGGGGCCGAGCGTGCTCGCCCTGTCGCGGCAGGCGCTGCCGGCCTTGCGCACGGTGCACGAACCGGCCAACCTGTCGGCCCGCGGCGCCTACGAGCTGCGGCCGGCCGCGGGCGAGGCGCTGGTGTCGCTGTTCGCCACCGGCTCGGAGGTCGCGGTCGCGGTCGCGGCGAAGGAGCTGCTCGATGCGGAGGGCATTCCCGCCCGCGTCGTCTCGGTGCCCTCGTTCGAGCTGTTCGAACGCCAGTCGGCGGAGCGGCGGCGCGAGGTGGTCGGCGACGCGCCGGTGAAGGTCGGGATCGAGGCGGCGGTCCGCCTCGGCTGGGATCGGCTGATCGGCGACGACGGCCTGTTCGTCGGCATGACCGGCTTCGGTGCGAGCGCGCCGGCCGGGGTGCTCTACCGTCATTTCGGCATCACGGCCGCCGCCGTGGCCGATGCGGCGAGGAAACGCCTCGACGAACGGGTCGGTTGA
- the phaZ gene encoding polyhydroxyalkanoate depolymerase, translating to MNYQLFELNHAALSPLRAAADVAKLYFRNPINPLSHTALGRSMVAALEVFERSTRVYGKPVFGISSTEVRGVRTPVTEEIVWERPFCKLLHFRRGTAEESRKDPKLLIVAPMSGHYATLLRGTVEAMLPRQDVYITDWTDARMVPLAEGRFDLDGYIDYVIAMLRFLGPNTHVMAVCQPAVPVLAATALMEEDKDPAAPATMTLMGGPIDTRVGETEVNRLAKERGIDWFRRNVILSVPFPHPGFMRQVYPGFLQLSGFMSMNLDRHVDAQSAFYRHLIKGDGDSARKHTEFYDEYLAVMDLTAEFYLQTVQTVFINHDLPKGTMTHRERRVDPAKVKRTAMLTIEGEFDDISGPGQTRAAHDLCTGIPEDRRIHYTQAGVGHYGVFNGSRFRAEIAPRISDFIWTFDRRPRREVPAAKPETEAAAPEAGPQAAEVETAEVEAATAATAAVPADAVVESAPAAPAIHAAVEPEPAEAATAAPAPATARKATRAAGKAKAEPKVEAKVEAEATTETEAKTETEAEAGATPAPVADDTPKAAAKPKRAPRARTAADMPATLAPKSTLGRKPGSLGAAGDDLTRIKGVGPSIAKALRDLGYGRFADIAGLDAAAIARIEEHIGFPGRVVRDGWIDQAAALIARH from the coding sequence GTGAACTATCAGCTGTTCGAATTGAACCACGCGGCACTGAGCCCCCTGCGGGCCGCCGCGGACGTGGCGAAGCTCTATTTCCGCAATCCGATCAACCCGCTCTCGCACACCGCACTCGGGCGCAGCATGGTCGCGGCGCTGGAGGTGTTCGAGCGCTCGACCCGCGTCTACGGAAAGCCGGTCTTCGGAATTTCCTCCACCGAAGTGCGCGGCGTGCGCACGCCGGTGACCGAGGAGATCGTGTGGGAGCGGCCGTTCTGCAAGCTCCTGCACTTCCGCCGGGGCACGGCGGAGGAAAGCCGGAAAGACCCCAAGCTTCTGATCGTGGCGCCGATGTCCGGCCATTATGCCACGCTTCTGCGCGGCACCGTGGAGGCGATGCTGCCCCGGCAGGACGTCTACATCACCGACTGGACCGATGCGCGGATGGTGCCGCTCGCCGAGGGCCGCTTCGACCTCGACGGCTATATCGACTACGTCATCGCGATGCTGCGCTTCCTCGGGCCGAACACCCACGTCATGGCGGTGTGCCAGCCGGCGGTTCCCGTGCTCGCCGCGACCGCGCTGATGGAGGAAGACAAGGACCCCGCCGCGCCGGCCACCATGACGCTGATGGGCGGGCCGATCGACACCCGCGTGGGCGAGACCGAGGTCAACCGCCTCGCCAAGGAGCGCGGCATCGACTGGTTCCGCCGCAACGTCATCCTTTCGGTGCCGTTCCCGCATCCCGGCTTCATGCGTCAGGTCTATCCGGGCTTCCTGCAGCTCTCGGGGTTCATGAGCATGAATCTCGACCGCCATGTCGACGCCCAGAGCGCGTTCTACCGGCACCTGATCAAGGGCGACGGCGATTCCGCCCGCAAGCACACCGAGTTCTACGACGAATATCTGGCGGTGATGGACCTCACCGCCGAGTTCTATCTCCAGACCGTGCAGACCGTGTTCATCAACCACGACCTGCCGAAGGGCACCATGACCCACCGCGAGCGGCGGGTCGATCCGGCGAAGGTCAAGCGCACCGCGATGCTGACCATCGAGGGCGAGTTCGACGACATCTCCGGCCCCGGCCAGACACGGGCGGCCCACGATCTGTGCACGGGCATTCCGGAGGACCGCCGCATCCACTACACCCAGGCGGGCGTCGGCCACTACGGCGTGTTCAACGGCTCGCGGTTCCGGGCGGAGATCGCGCCGCGCATTTCGGACTTCATCTGGACGTTCGACCGTCGCCCGCGCCGCGAAGTGCCCGCCGCGAAGCCTGAGACCGAAGCCGCGGCGCCGGAAGCCGGGCCGCAGGCCGCCGAGGTGGAGACGGCCGAGGTGGAGGCCGCCACCGCCGCCACTGCCGCCGTTCCGGCCGACGCGGTGGTCGAGAGCGCGCCGGCCGCGCCCGCGATCCATGCCGCCGTCGAGCCCGAGCCGGCCGAAGCGGCCACCGCCGCGCCGGCGCCGGCCACAGCGCGGAAAGCCACACGCGCCGCCGGAAAGGCGAAGGCCGAGCCCAAGGTGGAAGCGAAGGTCGAAGCGGAAGCGACGACCGAGACCGAAGCGAAAACCGAGACCGAAGCTGAGGCCGGGGCAACACCGGCGCCCGTGGCGGACGACACCCCGAAAGCCGCGGCGAAGCCGAAGCGCGCGCCCCGCGCCCGCACCGCCGCCGACATGCCGGCGACGCTCGCGCCGAAATCCACGCTTGGCCGCAAGCCCGGCAGCCTCGGCGCGGCCGGCGACGATCTCACCCGGATCAAGGGCGTCGGCCCGAGCATCGCCAAGGCGCTGCGCGATCTCGGCTACGGCCGTTTCGCCGACATCGCCGGTCTCGATGCCGCGGCGATCGCGCGCATCGAGGAACACATCGGCTTTCCGGGCCGGGTCGTGCGCGACGGCTGGATCGACCAGGCCGCGGCGCTGATCGCGCGGCATTGA
- a CDS encoding DUF2852 domain-containing protein, which yields MNTCSAFRPGRHHPALYLATLIAFVVYWPVGLALGAYILWGDHFRQLAGDMRSRFDGAFGGSRQGGGFSADFGRTGNVAFDDYRTRELKRLEEERRKLDEMRAEFDAFLRELRRAKDQEEFDRFMANRGNFRPDAPPSGT from the coding sequence ATGAACACATGCTCCGCCTTCCGGCCGGGACGCCATCATCCGGCTCTGTACCTCGCCACGCTGATCGCCTTCGTGGTCTATTGGCCGGTCGGCCTTGCGCTGGGCGCCTACATTCTGTGGGGCGACCATTTCCGCCAGCTCGCCGGCGACATGCGCAGCCGGTTCGACGGCGCCTTTGGTGGATCGCGGCAGGGCGGCGGCTTCTCGGCCGATTTCGGCCGCACCGGCAACGTCGCCTTCGACGATTACCGGACGCGTGAACTGAAGCGCCTCGAGGAAGAGCGCCGCAAGCTCGACGAGATGCGCGCCGAGTTCGATGCGTTCCTGCGCGAACTGCGCCGCGCCAAGGACCAGGAAGAGTTCGACCGGTTCATGGCCAACCGCGGCAACTTCCGCCCGGACGCGCCGCCTTCCGGCACATGA